AGGCGGTTCCATCAGCGGCTTGCAGCCGTCTTGGAGCGGATTTACAGGGCTTCGGAGTCTCGTTGATCTCGTCCCGATACCGAGGAGACGAGAACTTCGATGAACCTTTCTTTCGCATGGACTCGGCAGACGCGGCGGCGTGCCGGCAAGCCGGCCGGGCTGGTCGTGGCGATCTCGGCCGGGCTGGTGGTGGGGCTTCCCGGGCCGGCGGTGGCGGAGCCGACGCCGGGGCCGCAGGCCAGTGATGTCAACGCGGCGCGGGCTCTGGCGGCGTGTGATCCGAGTGGGACGACGGGGACGGACTCGGCGCTCGCGGCGGAGTTGAACGGCAAGCTCAAGGCGAAGATGCGCGGCTACATGTCGGCGTACCGGGTGTCGTGCGCGCGGATGGTGGTCAAAGCGGTGCGGGACAGAGGGCTGCACTCGCGGGCCGCGGTGATCGCGATCACGACGACGATCGTGGAGAGCAGCATCGACAACATCAGTGAGGAACTCGACCACGACAGTTTGGGGTTGTTCCAGCAGCGGGCTTCCTGGGGGACGCGAGCACAGCGTCTGGACCCGATATGGGCCACCAACGCTTTTCTGAACAAGATGCTGTCGAAGTATCCGAACAACGCCTGGCGGACGGCGCCGATCGGGGAGATATGCCAGGCGGTACAGGTGTCCGCCTACCCGGACCGGTACCAGCCGCAGGCCGGCGACGCGCAGATCATCGTGGACACGCTGTGGGGCGGGGTTTCGGCGACTGATTTCAGTGGCGACGGTAAGGCTGATGTGCTGGCGCGGAACGCCACCACCAAGGACCTGCACCTCTACCGGGGGAACGGCTCCGGGGGGTTCCAGAGCGGCACCGGCGAGAACATCGGCAACAACTGGAGCGCCTTCGACGTCCTCTTCTCGCCTGGCGACTTCAACGGGGACGGAAAGGCCGACATCCTGGCGCGGAACGCCACCACCAAGGACCTGCACCTCTACCGGGGTAACGGGTCCGGCGGGTTCCAGAGCGGCACCGGGGAGAACATCGGGAACAACTGGAGCGCATTCGATGTCGTGTTCTCGCCTGGCGACTTCAACGGGGACGGAAAGGCCGACGTGGTGGCTCGCAACGCCACCACCAAGGACCTGCACCTCTACCGCGGGAACGGCTCCGGCGGGTTCCAAAGCGGCACCGGGGAGAACATCGGCAACAACTGGAGCGCCTTCGACAAGGTCTTCTCCGCCGGCGACTTCAACGGCGACGGGAAAGCCGACATCCTCGCGCGGAACGCCACCACCAAGGACCTGCACCTCTACCGGGGGAACGGCTCCGGCGGGTTCCAAGGCGGCACCGGCGAGAACATCGGCAACAACTGGAGCGCTTTCGATCTGATCTTCTCGCCTGGCGACTTCAACGGGGACGGGAAAGCGGACGTGGTGGCGCGGAACGCCACCACCAAGGACCTGCACCTCTACCGCGGGAACGGCTCCGGCGGGTTCCAGAGCGGCACCGGCGAGAACATCGGCAACAACTGGAGCGCTTTCGACGCCATCTTCTGACCGGTGCGGACGTAGGGCCGGCGTCGGGCTGGCGGCGCCGTTGTCCCGGCCGCTCTGTCGGGGACTTCCAGAGGATTTACAGCGCCACACATCAGGCTTTCATCCACAGACACTTGATCACGACGAAGGAAAGTGGCAATGAATCAATCAGTCATACGCCTCGGCTTGGTCCGTACGGTCGCGGTGTTCGCGGCGCTCGTCACCGCGATGTTCGCTCTTGCCGCGCTGGACGAGGGGGCGAAGAGGAATCATGCGGACGCGAGTACCGCCGGGGGGCCCATCACGCGTTCCGAGGTGCTCGCTCGTGCGCAGAACTGGGTGAACCGCAATGTGCAGTACAACCTGACACGCCGGTCCAACACGCTGGTGACCGATGTGGACGGGTCGCACAAGTACGGGCCGGACTGCTCCGGGCTGGTGTCCATGGCCTGGCACATCACGGCGAACTCCGGCAAGGGTGGGAACAGCACCTCCGATTTCGCGGGATGGTCCGGTAAGTCCTACCTGTCGAGTCTGCATGAGCTCAAGCCTGGGGATGCCATTCTCAAGGACGGGCACATGGAGTTGTTCGCGCGGTGGAAGAACTCCTCCGACCACACGCAGGGGGCCTGGACGTACTCGCTGAACGGCGGGTCGGACCCGGACGGCGACGGCTGGGAGAACGACTGGGCCAAGGGACCGAGCGAGAACTCGCACGGTCAGGTCGGCAGCGAGTCGTGGTCGAGCATGCAGAACTACCGGCCGATCCGGTACGACAACATCGTCGACGACAGCGTCGGCGGCGGAGCGGACCGGGACTTCAACGGTGACGGGAAGGCCGACATCCTGGTCCGGAACGCCACCACCAAGGACCTGCATCTCTACCGGGGGAACGGGTCCGGCGGGTTCCAAAGCGGCACCGGCGAGAACATCGGCAACAACTGGAGCGCATTCGACCTGATCTTCTCCGCCGGCGACTTCAACGGCGACGGAAAGGCCGACGTGGTGGCTCGCAACGCCACCACCAAGGACCTGCACCTCTACCGGGGTAACGGGTCCGGCGGGTTCCAAAGCGGCACCGGCGAGAACATCGGCAACAACTGGAGCGCATTCGACCTGATC
The window above is part of the Sphaerisporangium rubeum genome. Proteins encoded here:
- a CDS encoding FG-GAP repeat domain-containing protein translates to MNLSFAWTRQTRRRAGKPAGLVVAISAGLVVGLPGPAVAEPTPGPQASDVNAARALAACDPSGTTGTDSALAAELNGKLKAKMRGYMSAYRVSCARMVVKAVRDRGLHSRAAVIAITTTIVESSIDNISEELDHDSLGLFQQRASWGTRAQRLDPIWATNAFLNKMLSKYPNNAWRTAPIGEICQAVQVSAYPDRYQPQAGDAQIIVDTLWGGVSATDFSGDGKADVLARNATTKDLHLYRGNGSGGFQSGTGENIGNNWSAFDVLFSPGDFNGDGKADILARNATTKDLHLYRGNGSGGFQSGTGENIGNNWSAFDVVFSPGDFNGDGKADVVARNATTKDLHLYRGNGSGGFQSGTGENIGNNWSAFDKVFSAGDFNGDGKADILARNATTKDLHLYRGNGSGGFQGGTGENIGNNWSAFDLIFSPGDFNGDGKADVVARNATTKDLHLYRGNGSGGFQSGTGENIGNNWSAFDAIF
- a CDS encoding FG-GAP repeat domain-containing protein, with protein sequence MNQSVIRLGLVRTVAVFAALVTAMFALAALDEGAKRNHADASTAGGPITRSEVLARAQNWVNRNVQYNLTRRSNTLVTDVDGSHKYGPDCSGLVSMAWHITANSGKGGNSTSDFAGWSGKSYLSSLHELKPGDAILKDGHMELFARWKNSSDHTQGAWTYSLNGGSDPDGDGWENDWAKGPSENSHGQVGSESWSSMQNYRPIRYDNIVDDSVGGGADRDFNGDGKADILVRNATTKDLHLYRGNGSGGFQSGTGENIGNNWSAFDLIFSAGDFNGDGKADVVARNATTKDLHLYRGNGSGGFQSGTGENIGNNWSAFDLIFSAGDFNGDGKADVVARNATTKDLHLYRGNGSGGFQSGTGENIGNNWSAFDVLFSPGDFNGDGKADILARNATTKDLHLYRGNGSGGFQSGTGENISNNWSAFDKVFSVGDFNGDGKADVLARNASTTDLHLYRGNGSGGFQSGTGENIGNNWSAFDIIF